Proteins from a genomic interval of Callospermophilus lateralis isolate mCalLat2 chromosome 1, mCalLat2.hap1, whole genome shotgun sequence:
- the C1H19orf25 gene encoding UPF0449 protein C19orf25 homolog: protein MGSKAKKRVVLPTRPAPPTVAQILEDVRGARAQDPVFTALAPEDLPGPSRRTEDPEDQQEQLYQQSRAYVITNKRLRQAREELRQKCGDLQLAGQELERDISQVTQAALPGTSATSSG from the exons ATGGGCTCCAAGGCCAAGAAGCGCGTGGTGCTGCCCACCCGCCCGGCGCCCCCCACGGTGGCGCAGATCCTGGAGGACGTGCGAGGAGCGCGGGCCCAGGACCCCGTCTTCACCGCGCTGGCCCCGGAAG ACCTGCCAGGCCCCTCCAGGAGGACCGAGGACCCTGAGGATCAGCAGGAGCAGCTCTACCAGCAGAGccgggcctatgtgatcacaaacAAGCGGCTGCGGCAGGCTAGGGAGGAGCTGCGGCAAAAGTGCGGGGACCTCCAGTTAGCTGGACAGGAGCTGGAGCGGGACATCAGCCAGGTGACCCAGGCAGCGCTGCCAGGGACCTCAGCTACCTCCTCAGGCTGA